The DNA window GCTTGATGAGCGGGTACAGGTAGTAGCAGTATTTAGTACTGGGCTGCATCCGTGCCAGCCGGTACGATTTCGGCGCAGCAGCGGCAGGGAAGTGACGATTACCGAGATTGGCCTGTGTCACCCTACAGTACACGGCCGACGAACCGTCCATGTGTTCGATGTGACGGATGGCGGTGCTGACTACCGACTGGTGTTTGATACTGAGCGGCTGACGTGGACGCTTGTTATGGAGGCGGATCATGGCAATTAATCCTTTCTTTTCTTTATTCTTGAAAAGAAACAAAAGAAACGACATCCTTTTGTGCGACAAAAGGATGCAAAAACATGGGGGTAGGCTTCGGTCCGCGGTGAGTTTCGCGCTCAAAGTATCCGGTTGCCTGCGGAACTCGCGCCAACAGACGCCACTGTTGGGCTCAAACAGTCCTCGGCAAGCCGTATACTTTTCCCACTCTACTCCCGGGGCCTGCAGATTACCCCCATACCCCCAGCCATATGTGCGGCTTTGCCGCAATCATATCATGAACCATGCGGTGCATGGTTCATGTGGGTCCAGGGAGCCAGCTGGCCCAAGAATGAAATCAGCAAGCTCATGGAATCATTCACGAAACTTTGTCCGCAACCAACAATATCGACATTGTTGCGGACCGATCCCTTCAGGGTCGTTGTTTCGTGACTATGAGCTTGCCGATTTCATACATGGCGCCAGGCGGATATCCTTGGTCGTGTTTGCTTCTTTGCTCGAAACAAAGAAGAGTTTTGCTCCTTTTGCTTCAAAAGGAGTCGTTTTTTGCTTCTTTAGCGAAATAAAAAGAAGGAGATTTTTGTGTTGATAAAACACAATTATAATCCAAATCGGCCGCTGGTGATGCATATCGACCTCAATAGCTGTTTTGCCACAGTCGAGCAGCAGGCCAGGCCGCTTCTGCGCGGTCGTCCAGTAGCGATCGTCAACCGCCGCACCGAGCATACCATGATTGTCACCTGTAGCTACGAGGCTAAGGCTATGGGTGTCAAGCTTGGCATGCGCCTGCGTGATGCTAAGAAGCTGTGTCCCGACCTGATCGGGCTCGAGAGCGATCCGCCCAAGTATCGGTACGTGTATCACAAGATGATGGCTATCATGCGTGATTACAGCCCAAGCTTTACGATGAAGAGTATCGATGAGGGGGTGATTGACTTTGCCCAGGCACCGGCCAGTATGCGTGACCGCGATATGGTAGAAATTGCCAAAGAGATCAAGGGTCGTCTGCTAGGCGAAATCGGTTGCTGGATGCGCTGCAACATTGGTATCGCACCAAACCGCTTCTTGGCTAAAACTGCTGCTGGGCTGAACAAACCTGACGGCCTGACAGTGATTAGTCACGAGAATTTGCGCGAAGTACTAGGTAAGATGGAGCTGCAAGATCTCACGGGCATCGCCGCGCGCAATGAACATCGACTCAATATGGTGGGGATTTATACGCCACTGCAGTTTATTGATGCCGACCCGCAAATTCTACAAAAAGTGGTATTTAAGAGCATCTGTGGTTTGCAGTGGCATCAGCGTTTGCGGGGGTGGGAAGTTGACGATGTGAGTTATGACCTGAAAACTTGTGGGCGGCAGTACGTGCTTGAGAGCCGAGATCTGACGAAACAACAGGTGGCGCAGCGATTGCATCATTTGGTCGAATCGGTGGGTGCCAAGCTGCGGAGTCAGGGTAAATGCGCGCGGGGTGTTGGCGTGTATGTACGGTTTTATGGTGCTGAAGGACTGGCTGAGACAAACGGACGATGGGGAAGAAAGGGAAGCTATTGGCACGGCAAATACCTCGCTCCCCTGCCCTTTTACTCTGATACAGCGATTTGGGCGATTGCCAGCCAACTGTTTCGTCATGCTCCGCCTGGCAGTATGCGCGAAATCGGTATTCATGTGTACCATTTACACGATGACTCTGGCGACCAGCTAAGTTTATTTGGCGATGAGCTCGCGAAAGAACAGCACGTCGTATGGGCGATTGATGAGATTAATGCTCGCTACGGTGAACGCACCATTCACAGTGCCGACACATTGGGAACTGGCCATTTCGTGAAACAAAAAATCCCCTTTGGCAGTACCCGCTATTTATAGCCAGATGCTATGATAGGACTATGAAGAAAAGTCTTATGATTGTACTCCTAGCTATAGTAGCCGGAGTGGCAATATGGATGGTGTGGGCCAATCGGCCTAAAGCCAGTCTTGTACAAACGATGAAACTAGCCGACGGTGCGCTGCTACTAGACGTACGCACAAGCGAAGAATACCAAGAAAAGCATGGTGAAAATGCACTTAATATTCCGCTCGCAGCTATCGGGCAAGGTGTTATGCCGCAGGTCGCTAAAGATGCACCCATATACGTGTATTGTCGTAGCGGTAATCGTTCCGCAGAAGCCAGTGAGTTACTGCGAAAAGCCGGCTTTAAAAATGTAACAGACATTGGTGCCTACGAAAACCTAGCGCGCTATGGAATCAACAATGCAAAAATGGTTGCACCGAACCGGGGCCAACTAAAAGCTCCTTAAGAAACTTTAAGTACTCACTAAGTGCGCCTTAAGTATAAGGCGATAGTATGACACATAAGACAATACAGTCTTAGAAGGAGTACAAAGTATGAAAAAACAACTCATTACCCTCGGCGCCATAGCTGCCATTGGCACAGCAGGACTTGTTGGCGTGGCATCGGCAAGCGCTGAATCGGGGAGTAAAACTACCAGCCCAATGAATAGCCTCGTGAAGGCTATTGCCGGCAAATTTAGTCTTAAAGAAGCAGATGTACAAGCGGTTGTTGACGCTAACCATACAGCTATGGAGCAGCAGCGTGAAGCTGACGTAAAAAATGAAATTGCACAGCTAGTGAAAGATGGCAAGCTAACACAGGCTCAAGCCGATGCCGTAAATGCTAAGCGCAGTGAGCTCGAAAAGCAGCGTGAGGCAAATCGTAGCAGTGACCAGAATCTCACCGAAGCAGAGCGTAAGACCAAAATGAACGAACATAAAACCGCACTCGACCAATGGATGAAAGACAATGGTATCGATGGCCAGTATATTCGTTTGCTCATGGGCGGTCGTGGTCACGGGCATGGTGGTCACGGCGATGGCCCACACGCTGCAGCAGGCGTTGCTCAGTAAAGTTCCCACTTCTTTCCTCATACCGCTCATTCCCAGAGCGGTATGTTTTATAATGAAAAGTATGAAATATCTTGTGGCAGTAAGCGGTGGGGTGGACAGCGTGGTACTGCTCGACATGCTAGCTCGTCGCGCGGCACAAGAACCATCGATGAAGTTGATAGTTGCCCATGTTGACCACGGTATTCGCGACGACAGCGCGGCTGACGCGCAGTTTGTGGCTGAACTCGCCAAGCGCTATCACCTACCGTTTATCAGCAAACGCTTTGAACTTGGACCCTCCGCGAGCGAAGATCGGGCGAGGCAGGTGCGCTATGAGTTTTTATTTGAACAGGCGTCTTTGTTTGATGCTAAGGTTGTGACGGCGCATCATCAGGGTGATGTGGTCGAGACCATCGCAATCAATTTGGCGCGCGGTACGGGCTGGCGAGGCTTGGCAGTACTCAATCGGCCGGGAATGTGGCGCCCGCTACTTGCTTTGTCAAAATCTAAACTCTACGACTATGCACTCGTTCATCGACTCGAATGGGTTGAAGATAGTACAAATGCCTCTGATCGCTATCAGCGCAATCGACTGCGCCAATCGATGAACACGCAGCTCGGCGCTAGTAACCGCATTCAATTAGCTGAACTGCGACTGCGCCAACTGCAGCTTGGTAAGGCAATTGAGCACGAAACCGAAAGATTACTAGCGGCCCATTCCGGTTCACGACACTTTCTGACCCAAGTCGATGCCACAGTTGCGCTTGAACTCCTTGGCAGCGATATTAAGCAGCAAACCGGCCTGCGCCCAACTCGGCCACAGCTCGTCGGAGCGCTTCACGCTGTGAAAACTGCCGCCTCTCGAACAACCCATCAAGTGGGGAGCGGTATCGAGTTAACATTCAGTGCTCGAAAATACATCGTTCAAGTAGTATAATTATAGAGATAGATTACTAGAAAGCTGTTTGAAACCAGAAAGGTATACTGATTCATGGTAAAACGACCCTCAGGAAAAGTAAGTAACACACTACGACTGACGTTATTTTGGGCAGTACTTTTGCTCTCTACTCTTGGGGTATGGGCGATCGCCATGCCGCACCAAACGCTTAAGGACGTGCCAGTGTCACAAGTCATTCAAGACGTTAACGCGGGCAAGGTCGACAAGATTCAAGGCACCGGTGATGAGCTGATGATCACGAAAAAGGGCGAGAGCAAACCTACCGAAAAGTCCTACATCAAGGGCGGTGTTACTGCGATGCTCAAAGACGATTTGGTGGACAAAAGCAAGTTTACGTATAGCGACGCTGCACCGTCTGACACTGGTAATACCATATGGAATCTAGCTTCTATCATTGTGCCAGTATTGCTGATTGCTGGGTTCTTTATGTTTATGATGCGCCAGGCACAAGGGCAGAATAACCAGGCGATGAGTTTTGGCAAGAGCAAGGCCAAGCTTTATGGACTCGACAAAGAACGGGTGACATTTGAAGATGTGGCCGGAAATGACAATGCTAAGCAGGACCTTGAAGAAGTTGTCGATTTCTTAAAACATCCGAAAAAATATGAATCACTTGGCGCTAAAATTCCTAAAGGCGTATTGCTCGTCGGCAACCCTGGTACTGGTAAGACAATGCTTGCCCGTGCTGTCGCCGGTGAAGCTAATGTGCCGTTTTTCAGTATCTCAGGTAGCGAATTTGTAGAGATGTTTGTTGGTGTTGGTGCAAGCCGCGTGCGCGATTTGTTCACAAAGGCTAAAAAGAACGCACCGGCTATTATATTTATCGACGAGATTGATGCTGTCGGCCGCAAGCGTGGTAGTGGGATGGGTGGTGGTCATGATGAACGTGAACAAACGCTCAACCAGATTTTAGTAGAGATGGACGGATTTGAAACCGGCACCAATGTTATTGTGTTGGCAGCAACCAATCGCGCTGACGTGCTCGACCCCGCCCTTCTGCGACCCGGCCGCTTTGACCGTCATGTCACGATTACACTGCCCGAGCGTAAAGATCGTGAAGCAATTTTAAAAGTGCATTTTAAGAACAAGCCAACCGACAACACAGTTGACCTCGACAAGCTAGCAGCAAAAACTGCCGGCAGCAGTGGTGCAGACCTTGCCAATATCGCCAATGAGGCGGCGATCATCGCCGCTCGTCGCAACGCCAAAAATATCACTGGCAAAGACCTCACCGAAGCATTTGAGAAAGTCGCCATTGGTCCAGAGCGTAAAGCAAAAGTGATGAACGAAAGAGAAAAAGAGATGACCGCCTACCATGAAGCCGGTCATGCCATTGTTGGCCATGTGCTTCCAGACAGCGATCCAGTACATAAGGTGACGATTATTCCGCGCGGTGCTACGGGTGGCGTGACCTGGTTCTTGCCGCCTGAAGATAAAAATTACACCAATGTCTATGAGTTCAAAGACATTCTGGCGCGGGCTATGGGTGGTCGTATTGCTGAAAAGATTATTTATGGTGCAGACGGCATAACGACTGGGGCCGGAAGTGATCTACGTAAAGCCACCGAAATCGCTCGTGATATGATCATTGAACAGGGCATGGGTAGCAAACTGCGTGACCAAGTATTTCACGAAGATGCCGGTGGCATGGTATTCGAAAAGATTACTCATGAGCGACCCTATAGTGATGCAACTGCCCAAGAGATCGATAATGAAGTCGAAGCCCTCATAAAAGAAGCTGCAAAACGTGCGGAGTTGGTGCTGACTAAAAATCGCGACACACTCGAGCGCCTGAAAAACGCATTGCTTGAAGCCGAAACACTGGAAGAAGAGGAGGCGGCCAAACTGATGATCGATACCGTCTTGCCTGAGGGTGCAAAACTTCACGGGGCAAAAGCCTAGGGCACGTATGGCGGAAAACCGCGTACGATCAGTCGTCGCTAAGGCAAACCAGAAGCTATCCATTCAGTGGGCGGCTTTGCTGTTATCGGCTAGTACACTGATTTCGTCACTGCTTGGTATCTACCGTGACCGTTTACTTAATGGACTTTACCTCGACAGCTATCCAGTCGGGATCGATGCCTATACTGTCGCATTCACCATACCTGACTTTATGTTTTTCATTTTGGTATCGGGTGCACTCAGTGTGACGTTTATCCCAGTGTTCAATCAGCGGCTCGGTACAGGAAATCGCAAATCAGCCTGGGAGCTTAGTTCGAGTCTGATCAATTTTATGGCACTTGTAACTTTAATTGCGAGTATATTGATCATTATTTTTGCCGAACCACTTGTTCGATATGTAGTTGGACCAGGACTCGACGAAAGTGGTCGTGGCTTAGCGGTCAGTATGATGCGTATTATTGCTGTCAACCCATTCTTGTTCGCAGTGGCGACGGTGATTGCAAGTATGCAGCAGGCTGTTGGGCGGTTTACATTTTATGCACTCGCGCCAACGATCTATAACATAGGTATCATTATCGGTGCCCAGTTCTTCACTGAGGGCATTAACATGTTTGGCTGGCAGGTATTTGACGGCGGTATTATGGGTGTCGCACTGGGAGTAGTATTAGGATCAGTTATGCAGCTAGTTGTTAGCTCGATTGGGTTGATAGGGCTTGGGTTTGACTATGAGATGAAAATCAAATGGAAAAACCAAGGTTTCCGACAAGTATTACGGCTACTGCCGGCACGTTCACTGGATCAGGGGATTGATTATGTGAATGGATTGGTAGAAACAAACCTCGCTTCCCATATGGCAGATGGTACCATTCGTGCCTACCAGCAAGCGCTTTCGCTGAGTCTTATGCCGGTGAGTTTAATCGGAGTAGCAATCAGTAATGCCGCCTTTCCGCGCATGACTGAGCGACTAGGGCAGGGGCGACCCGATCTCTTTCGTCGTGAGCTACTATCGATACTACGCTGGATTGTTTGGCTAACGCTGCCCGTTGTTACCATAACTTTCTTTGCGCGCGGATTTATTGTCAGTTTCATTAAGAATGGAGGCAATGCACTTATTGCGGGATTGCTTGGAGCACTCGTATTGTCCATACTGTTTCGCACGATATATCATATTGCGGCGCGCGCATTTTATGCTCAGCAAGACACGCGCACCCCACTATACGTGTCAATTTTCTCCATCGCTCTTAATATTGGACTTGCTGTCACCTTCACGAGCGTACTCGGCTGGGGAGTAAACGGGTTAGCATGGGCACAGTCACTGGTGGCATTGGTGGAAGTTCTGATTTTGTGTAGTATATTAGCCGTACGGATCCCTAAGTTATTTCACCGGAAGTTTTGGCACGCGATTATGCGCATGATAGCAGCAAGCGCACTGATGGCGCTTATCACATATGGTAGCGTGCTACTGTTCCAGCTACAGAGCAGCGATATGACATTCTTCTCGACATTTCCAAAGTTCGGTGTGATCGTTGCCGTCAGTTTCGCGACGTATGTAGGATTGTCGAAGCTCTTTCACCTCACTGAGGCCGATCCGGTGATTCGGCGCGTAAATGCACTACTATTCGGGAAGAAATAATATGAGTGAGTTCATCAGAAATTTTTGTATTATTGCTCATATCGACCACGGTAAAAGTACGCTCGCCGATAGGATGATGGAAATTACGCACACGGTAGAAAAACGCGACATGAAAAGTCAATTGCTTGATAGCATGGAACTAGAGCGCGAAAAGGGAATTACCATTAAGCTCGCGCCGGTACGTATGCAGTGGCAGGGTTACGACCTCAACCTGATTGACACG is part of the Candidatus Saccharibacteria bacterium genome and encodes:
- a CDS encoding polysaccharide biosynthesis protein yields the protein MAENRVRSVVAKANQKLSIQWAALLLSASTLISSLLGIYRDRLLNGLYLDSYPVGIDAYTVAFTIPDFMFFILVSGALSVTFIPVFNQRLGTGNRKSAWELSSSLINFMALVTLIASILIIIFAEPLVRYVVGPGLDESGRGLAVSMMRIIAVNPFLFAVATVIASMQQAVGRFTFYALAPTIYNIGIIIGAQFFTEGINMFGWQVFDGGIMGVALGVVLGSVMQLVVSSIGLIGLGFDYEMKIKWKNQGFRQVLRLLPARSLDQGIDYVNGLVETNLASHMADGTIRAYQQALSLSLMPVSLIGVAISNAAFPRMTERLGQGRPDLFRRELLSILRWIVWLTLPVVTITFFARGFIVSFIKNGGNALIAGLLGALVLSILFRTIYHIAARAFYAQQDTRTPLYVSIFSIALNIGLAVTFTSVLGWGVNGLAWAQSLVALVEVLILCSILAVRIPKLFHRKFWHAIMRMIAASALMALITYGSVLLFQLQSSDMTFFSTFPKFGVIVAVSFATYVGLSKLFHLTEADPVIRRVNALLFGKK
- a CDS encoding rhodanese-like domain-containing protein, producing the protein MKKSLMIVLLAIVAGVAIWMVWANRPKASLVQTMKLADGALLLDVRTSEEYQEKHGENALNIPLAAIGQGVMPQVAKDAPIYVYCRSGNRSAEASELLRKAGFKNVTDIGAYENLARYGINNAKMVAPNRGQLKAP
- the tilS gene encoding tRNA lysidine(34) synthetase TilS, translated to MKYLVAVSGGVDSVVLLDMLARRAAQEPSMKLIVAHVDHGIRDDSAADAQFVAELAKRYHLPFISKRFELGPSASEDRARQVRYEFLFEQASLFDAKVVTAHHQGDVVETIAINLARGTGWRGLAVLNRPGMWRPLLALSKSKLYDYALVHRLEWVEDSTNASDRYQRNRLRQSMNTQLGASNRIQLAELRLRQLQLGKAIEHETERLLAAHSGSRHFLTQVDATVALELLGSDIKQQTGLRPTRPQLVGALHAVKTAASRTTHQVGSGIELTFSARKYIVQVV
- the ftsH gene encoding ATP-dependent zinc metalloprotease FtsH — protein: MVKRPSGKVSNTLRLTLFWAVLLLSTLGVWAIAMPHQTLKDVPVSQVIQDVNAGKVDKIQGTGDELMITKKGESKPTEKSYIKGGVTAMLKDDLVDKSKFTYSDAAPSDTGNTIWNLASIIVPVLLIAGFFMFMMRQAQGQNNQAMSFGKSKAKLYGLDKERVTFEDVAGNDNAKQDLEEVVDFLKHPKKYESLGAKIPKGVLLVGNPGTGKTMLARAVAGEANVPFFSISGSEFVEMFVGVGASRVRDLFTKAKKNAPAIIFIDEIDAVGRKRGSGMGGGHDEREQTLNQILVEMDGFETGTNVIVLAATNRADVLDPALLRPGRFDRHVTITLPERKDREAILKVHFKNKPTDNTVDLDKLAAKTAGSSGADLANIANEAAIIAARRNAKNITGKDLTEAFEKVAIGPERKAKVMNEREKEMTAYHEAGHAIVGHVLPDSDPVHKVTIIPRGATGGVTWFLPPEDKNYTNVYEFKDILARAMGGRIAEKIIYGADGITTGAGSDLRKATEIARDMIIEQGMGSKLRDQVFHEDAGGMVFEKITHERPYSDATAQEIDNEVEALIKEAAKRAELVLTKNRDTLERLKNALLEAETLEEEEAAKLMIDTVLPEGAKLHGAKA